The Suricata suricatta isolate VVHF042 chromosome 3, meerkat_22Aug2017_6uvM2_HiC, whole genome shotgun sequence genome contains the following window.
GCCCGGGGGGTAGGTTGGTGTCCAAGTGGCCAgactggggagcctgcttggtgaCGGAAGCGCGCCTAGGATGGGAGCGCATCCGTTGAGGGGCAAGGGTGCACGTGTTCTGGGCAcgctctgctcttcctcctccagtaCCATATGCGGATCCACAAGGAAGAACGCAAGTATCTGTGCCCTGACTGTGGCTACAAGTGCAAGTGGGTCAACCAGCTCAAGTACCACATGACCAAGCACACAGGTGCGTCTGCGCGGGTTCAGCAGGCCCGGGGGATCCCCCATTCCCGGGCATGCCCGGCCTCCTGAGGTGGTGGGTGTCCTTAGATTCAGGGTGCATGTCATTCTTCACATCAGGGGTAGGAGGTAGGCTGAATGGCCAGAAGAGCTTCCCTACCCCCTGAAGACCTCTCGGAATCAGAAGAGAGGTGACCCTGAGAGCAGGGGCACGTGTACTTTGTTAAAGCTTCGGAGCCCCGAGTCACCCACCTCTCCCCTTGAGAACTAAAACGTGTGACTGAGGGAGGGCCTCTCGGTTCGCAGACACGATGGGGCTGTTATGAGTAGCAAAAAGAACATAAAGGGTTCGCTtgttttaacttcatttttgtcTCCTGGGTACTGAGTCCATGAACTATAGCTTCTCAGGAAAGAGTTGCTGATGCCGTGCTTGTGATTACTGCGTGTGatcccatcccccccacccccatgtcaaGGAAGCAACCAGATGCATGTCGAGGCACTCTGCATCTGTGACTTCTTTTGCCTCTAGCTCCTCcttcttaaacattttcttttactattcGGGTTGAACAAGGAGTTGAATTTAAATGGATTCCCAAGTTCCATGAGGACCCCACGATCAAAAGAGGGTTAGACTCTCCCATTTGGAAATCCTGCTGTATTTGAGTGACTATTCATTGCTGTTGGGTGGCTACTTGGGAATCAGTTATCAGCATCCTTTGAGCGTTCATTGTATACAAGGGTCTGTGTTGGGGAAAAGGGCATAGAAATGTCAGAGAAGACTGGGACATTCCAAAGATGCAGTCATTAGTCACCGTGCTGCTGGTGTTCTTTGTGTCCCAGGATCATGGCGACTCTTACCGCGCCCTAAACGTTGTTCCACTCCCTTCGGTAGTAATTTGTTCCTTGTCCTCACCCTGTCCTCCAGGACTGAAGCCATACCAGTGTCCCGAGTGTGAGTACTGTACCAACCGGGCCGATGCGCTGCGTGTGCACCAGGAGACGCGGCACCGGGAGGCCCGGGCCTTCATGTGCGAGCAGTGCGGCAAGGCCTTCAAGACCCGCTTCCTGCTGCGCACCCACCTCCGCAAGCACAGCGAGGCCAAGCCCTACGTGTGCAACGTGTGCCACCGTGCTTTCCGCTGGGCTGCCGGCCTGCGCCATCACGCTCTCACCCACACCGACCGCCACCCCTTCTTCTGCCGCCTCTGCAGCTACAAGGCCAAGCAGAAGTTCCAGGTGGTTAAGCACGTGCGCAGGCACCACCCCGACCAGGCCGACCCGAACCAAGGAGTGGGCAAagaccccaccacccccaccgtGCACCTGCATGACGTGCAGTTGGAGGACCCTGGcccccctgctcctgctgctcctccaACTGGACCTGAGGGCTGAGAGCCCACCCCACCTCTTGGCGGGTGTGGTCCAAGACGTGCAGACTGGAGGCAGTGCAAGCCTGGAGCTCAGGGCCTGAGGAAAGGCTAGCTTCGAGGTGCCCCAGGGGGGCTGGAGGCCTCCTGGGACCCAGGCTACTGTACTTTGAAGTTGATGGCCATGTATATAAAAGAGCGACGTGGACCACAAGTTGTTTTCCTGTTGAGGCACACTGGTTTTAACCTGTGAGTTCCTGCTTTCTTCACCATCCCTCCACCGAAGTCCCTGGCTCTAAGACATTGGTTTTACCcgttctgtctccccctttcttcttGCTGTCAAGTCCTGTTTTCTTGCAGCGCCCCCAGAACAGTTGTCTCTAACTGCATGTGCTGTTGTGCCCAGTGCTCTCTAAAGCATGTTAAACAGAGTGATCACTCACTAGCTTACAGACTCGTCCGCGTGCTCTGACTTGGTCTTTCCAGGCTGTCCTCTCCATCTGCCCTGTTCCCTCGCAGACCTCTGCGTGATTCTGAAAGGGGCCaggtctgctttctctctgtcctcgAGCCTGTCCTGGCCCCTGGCCTGCTCCTTCTTGGTCTACCTGGAGAGGGAAGACGGTCCTCCACGAAGCCTGCTCCTGGAAGCAGCTCTAGTTCAGCATCCGCCCTCAGCCTGGCCCCACAGCCGCACTAGAGTTAAGGCACAGGGTAGTGTGGGACACAGATGGCTAGGGAGAACGGGGGCTGGCGTGAATCCAGACCTCACAACGACTGGATGATTAATCGTCTATACTGGGACACACTGGGAAAGTAAAAGAGTACTTTTCATAATTATGCTGAGATAACAGACGTAAAGCTGGATGGTTCCAGGTGAGCTCTCAGCAGGGTTGGGATCACATAACCCTTTGTCTCCTTTTGCCCTTAGAAGCCACACTAATGGACCAGTTTACATTACATAGCACATGCAGGTGGCCCTggaaatttccaatttttctacCCTTCCCTGACACCATACTTCTATCCAAATATCTCCCAACCTTCATACCTCCTCTTGCCCGACAGCGACAGACCATACTTGAGCCCAAGTGGGGAGAAAAGCTCTATTTGTACAAGTGGGGCTCGGGAAGGCAGACCAGTGGGGACGCAGCTGTGCAGTCTTCTCTTGAGAGTCCATGTAGTCTTGGGGTCaggcctccttccccagcctttGCCTGGGGAACCTTTCTTGGCTCTGAGCTTTGaggaagttggggagaggggggaggggggttatGCCTCCTTGTGTTCCTCTGCTCCAAGCCCCTCTCTGGGTTTCTGGTGGCAGCCAGCCTTTGAGCCAGGGTTGAAAGAGATTCATCCTAGATGTGGGTGTGCGCTTGAGGCTGtggcaagaggaaggaaggaaggccagCAGAGAGTttgcagaggaaggggcagaaaagatACCACAgatgtaaaaatgaagaaagggaagagagagcgagtgaaAAATCAGGTCCTGGATTTGCTTGTTAGGAAGAGCGAGGTAATTTTGTGCTTAGGAACGCACAGCTCAAAACTTGGTTTTTACCACTTCTGTTTGCTTTCTGGAGCATCCTTCCAGGTTTTTCTTACCATCTCAAGCCAGCACATCCACCCTTCCCAGGAAGTGCCCGCCTTAGGATTCATCCCCCTCCAGCTCTCCCCGGGTGCAGATATGCACGAAGATGGAGGCCGGATGGAGGCTGGTGCCGTCCTTGGAGAGCAGGTGGATGTGGCGGTAGCCTGGAAAGAGGCAGGAGGACAGCATTAGTAAGACAGCCGGAGCTGGGGTGTCGGCCAGGGTATGGGGCACCGGCCCACCTTCTTGCATGCAGGTCCAAGGAAGTGTGTACTGCCCAATAAAGTCGTTTCGGGTTTTCCAGTTGTAATCCTCTACCACAAAACGCAGCAGGGCCAGGTCAGGCACCAGGACCCGGAAGCACAGGGTCTGCCCCCAATATGGATTAAAACCTGAAGAGGGAGCgaaggagggaggaagtgaaGTGACAGATCGTTGGCTATTTTCTTTAGGCCCAGAGCGGGTCAGTAATCTGCCCGGGCTGCTGGAGCTTCTGAGGAAGGGGCCGGGACTCGGACCCCAGATGTACAGGCCTTTCTCTGTCCTGTTCTATACTACTTCTGAGGGGGAGGGTGTGCCGGGGACTGTGCTTTGTGGGGGGCATCATAGTAGTGAAACGGCCACGCTCCTTCCCTCCCGCCAGCACTGCCCCGTCTCACCGTTGTTCTCCACGTGGCTCGTCTCTTGCCGGGCTGTGTCTGGGCGGACGCCGAAGATCTCCACTCTCACCAGTGGATCCACAATGGCCCTCTCCTTGGTCATGTCCTCCTTGGGGAGTTGCTGGCCACTGATGACCTGCAGATGAGACTCTGGAACTTCACTATTTCCCGTTCAGCCCAGCCCTGCTCCGGCTCGCTCTTACACCCCagggggaagtggggggtgggggatacGCGGGACCTTGCGCTACAGCTTTGGATTTGGGTAATACATTCTCTTCTAGCAGTCTACCTGCAGTTTTAATTGCACCCGAGTAGAAATGTAACAGGGTTTGGAAGCAGGTATGTTCGTGTCGGCAGCCCCTTTCTAGCACTTATTCTGCTCCAGGCACTGTTGCAGCACTTTATGTTAGtccacaacagccctgtgagatGGGTGGTCTCATTACCCCCATTCTGCAGGTGGGGAGCCTGAGGTTAAGGAACCTGCCCAGACTCCCACAACCAGTGAATGGGTTTGAACCGAGGCAACTGGCTCCAAAGTGCACGCCGTTCCCAGTCGGGCTCTGCTGTCTTGTGAGGAATCCTTCACCCACCACACTCCACTGGGCCCCCACTTCCCCTGCTCCCATCCTAGCTGCCCTAGGCTCTTCCCGACAGGTTTTCCTCTCTGTGGTACCTGGATTAGGAGGGTCTGGGCTTTGAAAGGGCTGATGGGCCTCTCGGGGTGGAAGGAACTCAGGGCGTCACGCAGGAAGTCGGGCTTCAGCACGTAGCCACAGCCCCCATTCTGGCGGAAGAGCCCATCATAGATGTCCATCTCCAGCCCCGCGGTCTGCACGTTCATAGCCACTGAGGGCCCCAggagaacagaagggaagggtccatctcaggaaccatctAGGCCTTCTTTCGGGGGACTAGAGATGTATTGGGTATTAAAGGGCCTGCTGGGAACACCCCCCTTCGAGGGCATCTTTTACGGCCTAGCACATGTCAAGCATTCCCCGGCCCTCTGGCCACCTGTTGCTCTTCCAcgccctcctccttctccccgcTGCCCCCTCACCCATCTGGCAGCCCACATTCCAGAGTTCCTGGGGGTTGTAGTTGGACGAATCTGTCCTCAGGCCACTGGGATACACACGGCTTAactgccaggcattgtgctgcaCAAACTCGTTGCCTGCAAAAGGGATGTGGTAGGGGGATGGCAACGGAGCGGATTCCGCCACTTCCCTGGCCCCAGACACTCCACTCGTGTCCCCAGCACCTCCCAAGGCCATCTCCAGAAGGCTCCCCCATGCCTCACTGTTCCATCCTGACCCGTCTCCCTAACCTCCCTCCACTACCCCCCAGCGCCGTGAGCCCACTACTCCTAACTCCTGTGCCTGTGCCTGCTCCCTTATCTCTCCTTAGCCCCTTGTCCTCTTCCCTGGGACTCCGCCTGCCCAGCAGCCTGACCCTACCCATCCCAGttccctccctggccctctctTTCGGTCCTGACCAGCCTCCTTGATGAGGCTCTTGGCCTTGGTTTCAGAGAAAGATGATGTCTCATAGAAGCGGTAGTGCTCCCTGGAGTGAGCAAAGCTGTGGAATGGGACAGACTTCAAGTAGACAACCAGGGCAGAGAGGGCTGGACACATGACAGGTTTGGATttctggggaaggagaaaatagaacGATGAAATTGAATCCTCAGCCATCTGAGCAGGAAGGGGCCGCTGGCCGGGATCTGAATCTCCCCACCCAGCCTACACCTCTGCCCACTGCCTCCCCATTGCAttctccctcctgcctcaccTGCTTAGGACAGAGAACGGACTCAGGCTTGGAAATAGGAGCCTGAACCATAATCTGACAACAGATAGGCGAACAAAACAGCGGACACATCACAACCTGGGGATGGGAATGGGAATAAAGGCAGTCTACACACACTGATGGGATCGGTTTCAATTTCTGGGCTTAAAGGGTCTGTTCTACTGTTACTTTCTGGGTAACAagtttgtaattattatttttaagcaggAGGGGCATCCTCCTCCCTACCTCTCGTCTTTTAAAACAAGAGTAAATGTTGGCCAAAGTGTACACGAACCCAGGCAGCTATGCCAAGGTATGCCAATGGGCATGGGAGCCACACCTGGAAGGATGTGAGGGTCCCAGAGTAATTGCTTTACATTTGTCTCCTGAATTCCCATTTCCTTCCCTGGACATGGTAGCAGGTTAGACATCGCAGGCCCAGAGAGGACAGGGTAAGGGAGCAGTTAGTCGGCGAAGTGAAGTACGTGCACGAGAAGGAAATGCAGACTTCCGAACCAGGATCTTGGTGGACCCACCAATGGCACCCCTTCCCCGCAGGGAGATGGACCACTTTGGCACAGTCTGCTTGTAGCCTTCACTTTCCCTgactctttctgttccttctttttaGGCTATTTCTGGCCCTCTCTCAGACTCACCTTTTCCAAGAAGCTTTCTTTCTCTAAGCCCATTTTAGATGAGGCCATAGGCATCCCTCCATGAAGCACAATTTACCCAATATAGTAGCACAGTGCtcttgtcccctcctctctcctgccctccctcctttcttctctctctctttctgtctctctctatctctttgtgtgtgtctctctcacacacacagtggttttcaaactggcCTTTAAGAGGACTGAGAATTAGTACAAAAGATGTCTCAGGAGGAAGGGCACCTGAATGACTCactcggttaaacatctgacttcggctcaggtcatgattttatggttcatgggttcaagccccatgtcaggctctgtgctgagagcccaaagcctgaagcctgctttggattctgtgtctttctctctctttcttcccttcctctacttgtgcacacatgctctctctttcaaaaagtaaacattaaaaaaaatattttaaaatgctgtctcAGGAGTCAGCAGGGGGGACCCAGGAGAGAGCCAAATGGGTGCTCCAGGTAGGACAGCTCCACATTTACCTCTTTTGTGTACAGAGCTCTCATAAAAGATTTCATTCAAAAAAGACTTCATGGCCAAAGTAGTGGGAAGGCCACTGCAATCTAGCTCTCCCTGTATGACCACATATAGTGATGCCATCCCTATACCTGTTTTATTGCGGGCAAGGCACATTCTGCTCCTGGGCCCTCCACCTTGCCTGGCTCTAGTCTCTCCACACATGAACTGAGCTGGTGGTACAGACTGACCCAACGCTAGGGCGGAAAGACCACTCTCCTGGCCCACCTTGTCCTTCTTTTTGTCCTTACTGCGGGGGCTCAGCTccaggggctcagactcaaactGGGCCCCCGGCTCTGGCTCAGCCTCCTGCTGTCCCTCCAGTTCAGACTCTagcacttcctcttcctcttcctcg
Protein-coding sequences here:
- the PLCD4 gene encoding 1-phosphatidylinositol 4,5-bisphosphate phosphodiesterase delta-4 isoform X9, whose amino-acid sequence is MQGLHHLVDFVTSMDQKERLDQWLSDWFQRGDKNQDGRMCFPEVQRLLHLMNVEMDQEYALRLFQEADASQSGTLEGEEFVEFYKALTKRPEVQEVFENFSADGQKLTLLEFVDFLREEQNEGERASDLALELIDRYEPSESGKVRHVLSLDGFLSYLCSKDGDIFNPARLPIHQDMTQPLTHYYINSSHNTYLVGDQLCGQSSVEGYIRALKRGCRCVEVDIWDGPSGEPIVYHGHTLTSRIPFKDVVATVAQYAFQTSDYPVILSLENHCSWEQQQVTAQHLTEILGEQLLSTTLDGLLPTQLPSPEELRRKILVKGKKLQTLEEDLEEEEEEVLESELEGQQEAEPEPGAQFESEPLELSPRSKDKKKDKVVMCPLFCSPICCQIMVQAPISKPESVLCPKQKSKPVMCPALSALVVYLKSVPFHSFAHSREHYRFYETSSFSETKAKSLIKEAGNEFVQHNAWQLSRVYPSGLRTDSSNYNPQELWNVGCQMVAMNVQTAGLEMDIYDGLFRQNGGCGYVLKPDFLRDALSSFHPERPISPFKAQTLLIQVISGQQLPKEDMTKERAIVDPLVRVEIFGVRPDTARQETSHVENNGFNPYWGQTLCFRVLVPDLALLRFVVEDYNWKTRNDFIGQYTLPWTCMQEGGPVPHTLADTPAPAVLLMLSSCLFPGYRHIHLLSKDGTSLHPASIFVHICTRGELEGDES